The nucleotide window TACATCAATACGAGAATTGCGTTTTAGTGCATCCATGAAAAAATGATAATATGTAGTGTCGTAGTTAGTTGGTGATAACAATGGATTTGATTTTTTATAGAGAAATGCAACTCTGATTTTTTCATCCATAAAAATTAGATAACACGCACACATTTAATATATTAATTTTTCAAGAATTTCAATCAAAGAATTCTAACACACCTTGAGGTTTAACATATCTGGGCTTTTGTTTAAATTGTTTATATGTGAAATTAGACATCATTACTGTCTTTTAATGAATTAAATAATTCAAAATCCACTTTGAATATCTTGACATGATATTCTAAATTGTCATCTTTTGAGTCGTATACCTTTTTCAGAAATTGATATTTTGTTTCATCATAGAAAACCTCATTGAGAAATTCAGGCCTGTCTTTTTTCCCATCCAGTACCAAATGAGTAATTTTCCCTCTTGTTGAGTCTTGCAAAAACGAATCCAATGTTTTAAAATTAGTTGGATCTTTGATTGTAACCTGACGTGGATGATGTAGCTCATCTCGCGTGTATTCTTTTTTTACTCTATCCATATTTTTAAAAAATGTTTTATACTCTGACCATGTTTTTGGCACATCCAAACTTACGGCGTATTGACTTTCAGGATAATAATCGTTGATTATCTTGGTATTCTCAACGACATGCCTTGCAATTAATGCGGATTCTCTTTCATGACTATTGTCAAATTTGAAACCGCTAAACAAAATACTTGTTGCAATTATGACTATGAAACAAATCACAAATACGCTTTTCCTAACATGTAGTTTTTCTATAAATAATTTTAGTGAGTAAGTTGCAAAAATACAAAAAAATGGAAAAAGAAAATAAAGATATTTTGTCTCTAGTAATGGATATGAATAAGCGTAAAGTGCTGGAATTGCCATTATTATCGTTATAATAATTATCGTTAACTTGTCCATTGTTAAGTTTCTAAAAAATGAGATAAACCCAAGTGGAACAAGTAGTATGAACATTGGAATTAACACCCAACCCAAATATTTTACAAAATATTCTAAGCTTGTTTGCATTAATTTGATTGGGTTATTGTTTTTTGATTCTAAATTTTCATTAATGTCTTTTTCAGTATCTGAAGGATCTTCATTAAATGAAAAAAACATATTGCTTGTTTTGTATGTCTTTACAAATATCGAATCATACATTCCTACTTGTTCTTGATGTATCATTAATGGAGTTAAAACCAAGACATATAGTAATAATGCAACAA belongs to Candidatus Nitrosotenuis cloacae and includes:
- a CDS encoding glycosyltransferase family 39 protein, with translation MKRDTNPNSVRNTVFSSKISVYLLCGILIIGLFFRLEYFDETIPISLDAVDSFSYAADIHTIGKLPENYDIAKPGWSFVLSGLFSFFNFDDTESYMQLQKIATIIISSVTIFPLYFLIKKFFEKKYSLLGVVLFAVEPRLIQNSILGGTEPLFIFCIVITALLSLNKNTKIVYLSFLAAGLSTYIRPEGLFLFIGISIAYILRHRNEKLIIPKYIVALLLYVLVLTPLMIHQEQVGMYDSIFVKTYKTSNMFFSFNEDPSDTEKDINENLESKNNNPIKLMQTSLEYFVKYLGWVLIPMFILLVPLGFISFFRNLTMDKLTIIIITIIMAIPALYAYSYPLLETKYLYFLFPFFCIFATYSLKLFIEKLHVRKSVFVICFIVIIATSILFSGFKFDNSHERESALIARHVVENTKIINDYYPESQYAVSLDVPKTWSEYKTFFKNMDRVKKEYTRDELHHPRQVTIKDPTNFKTLDSFLQDSTRGKITHLVLDGKKDRPEFLNEVFYDETKYQFLKKVYDSKDDNLEYHVKIFKVDFELFNSLKDSNDV